In Vibrio tritonius, the following are encoded in one genomic region:
- the glgC gene encoding glucose-1-phosphate adenylyltransferase, whose protein sequence is MAGVLGMILAGGEGTRLMPLTASRSKPAVPFGGSYRLIDFALNNFVNADLMRIYVLTQFKSQSLFMHMKKGWNVAGITDRYIDPVPAQMRDGKRWYEGTADAIYQNIRFIEVAAPDEVCIFGSDHIYKMDIRQMLDFHRRKEAQLTVSALRMPIEKASQFGVIEVDTEGQMIGFEEKPAHPKCIPGEPEWAMVSMGNYIFDACALYRELREDADNKNSTHDFGKDVIPKMYPQGGVYVYDFSTNVIKGERKETYWRDVGTIESYWEAHMDLLDKEPAFSLYNRSWPLHTYYPPLPPATFIDVDDTKVKITDSLVSGGSYIQGANIYKSVLGYRSNIGAGSCISESVILGDVKIGAGCTIKRTIIDKNVEIAPGTVIGENIELDKQRFHVSPSGIVVIAKGTKVGF, encoded by the coding sequence ATGGCTGGTGTACTGGGAATGATTTTGGCGGGAGGTGAAGGGACTCGCTTGATGCCTTTAACTGCCTCTCGGAGTAAACCAGCTGTCCCATTTGGGGGCAGCTATCGATTGATTGATTTTGCTTTAAATAACTTTGTTAACGCGGACCTAATGCGCATTTATGTGCTCACTCAGTTCAAATCGCAATCCTTATTTATGCACATGAAAAAAGGGTGGAATGTTGCCGGAATTACTGACCGCTACATTGATCCAGTTCCGGCGCAGATGCGGGATGGTAAACGCTGGTATGAAGGAACTGCAGACGCGATTTACCAAAATATCCGTTTTATTGAAGTCGCAGCACCTGACGAAGTTTGTATTTTCGGCTCTGACCATATTTATAAAATGGATATTCGTCAAATGCTCGATTTTCATCGTCGTAAAGAGGCGCAACTTACCGTCTCAGCATTGCGCATGCCGATTGAAAAAGCGTCGCAGTTTGGAGTGATAGAGGTCGATACTGAAGGCCAAATGATTGGCTTTGAAGAGAAACCTGCGCACCCTAAATGCATTCCGGGAGAACCAGAATGGGCCATGGTGTCGATGGGGAACTACATTTTTGACGCTTGTGCTCTTTATCGTGAGTTACGAGAAGATGCTGATAACAAAAACTCTACCCACGATTTTGGCAAAGATGTTATACCTAAAATGTATCCGCAAGGTGGCGTGTATGTATATGATTTCTCGACTAATGTTATCAAGGGTGAGCGTAAAGAAACCTATTGGCGTGATGTCGGTACGATAGAATCGTACTGGGAAGCTCATATGGATTTGCTCGATAAGGAACCCGCGTTTTCACTGTACAACCGCAGTTGGCCATTGCATACCTATTATCCTCCACTACCTCCAGCAACATTTATCGATGTTGATGATACAAAGGTAAAAATTACCGACAGTTTGGTCTCGGGAGGCAGTTATATCCAAGGCGCTAACATTTACAAATCCGTTTTAGGTTATCGCAGTAATATTGGTGCTGGTTCTTGTATTAGTGAATCTGTTATCTTAGGTGATGTGAAAATTGGTGCAGGGTGTACGATCAAGCGAACCATCATTGATAAAAACGTTGAGATCGCCCCTGGTACTGTTATCGGTGAAAATATCGAGTTGGATAAACAACGTTTTCATGTTTCACCGTCTGGAATAGTTGTAATTGCTAAAGGAACAAAAGTTGGATTCTAA
- the glgA gene encoding glycogen synthase GlgA, giving the protein MEHMNVWFAVSEAQGLVKSGGLADVAKALPKALQELGHQVAIVLPAYRKIPDKNALPVVLETELTHWPHTHYLVRKTELDGVLVYLIDCDAYFDRPELYAEQNQAYADNGERFSFFSAACLDVLPKLDIHPDIIHANDWHTGLIPFLLKTRYRYDGFFEGVKSVLTVHNAIFKGIFSYHELEVVPELNLTGMEFLRYGVDHVSMLRAGIAYADKINAVSPNYACELLTPLGSHGLVDDFVRRARDLHGIVNGCDYSEWDPKTDHYLPVNYSAEADSLRQGKKASKHALQKELGLPVKELPMFGMVCRLTHQKGFHYLLPIIELFLRNDVQLVIVGTGEPEVASRLHSLMAAYPDKFAFVEAYDNKLAHWVEAGSDFFLMPSEFEACGLNQIYSMAYGTLPIVREVGGLKDTVMDYDKYPQEATGFGFLEPSAQALLITMQRALLFYLQNPDEFLAVQQRAMGKDFSWHESALEYTKMYRLAVFA; this is encoded by the coding sequence ATGGAGCACATGAATGTGTGGTTCGCCGTTTCAGAAGCCCAAGGGTTGGTCAAAAGTGGTGGCCTTGCCGATGTGGCGAAGGCCCTACCTAAAGCGCTCCAGGAATTAGGACATCAGGTAGCCATTGTGCTACCTGCTTATCGTAAGATTCCCGATAAAAACGCCTTACCCGTGGTATTGGAAACAGAACTTACACATTGGCCACACACTCACTATTTAGTGAGAAAAACAGAACTGGATGGTGTCTTAGTTTATTTAATTGATTGTGATGCCTATTTTGACCGTCCAGAGCTTTATGCAGAGCAAAACCAAGCGTATGCAGACAATGGCGAGCGATTTAGTTTCTTCTCCGCCGCATGTTTGGATGTGTTACCCAAACTTGATATTCATCCGGACATCATACATGCCAACGATTGGCATACCGGATTAATCCCTTTCTTACTGAAGACTCGTTATCGTTATGACGGTTTTTTTGAAGGCGTGAAAAGCGTTCTCACGGTACATAACGCCATTTTTAAAGGGATTTTTTCTTATCATGAGCTAGAGGTAGTACCTGAACTCAATCTTACGGGAATGGAGTTTCTCCGGTATGGCGTTGATCACGTGAGTATGCTGCGTGCGGGCATTGCATACGCAGATAAGATTAACGCCGTTAGCCCTAACTATGCGTGTGAGCTGCTTACACCATTAGGTTCTCATGGGTTGGTGGATGACTTTGTAAGGCGTGCCCGTGATTTACACGGCATAGTTAACGGTTGTGACTATAGTGAATGGGATCCGAAAACCGATCACTACTTGCCAGTGAATTATAGTGCTGAGGCGGATTCTCTACGCCAAGGTAAAAAGGCAAGTAAGCATGCGTTGCAGAAAGAACTGGGGTTACCGGTTAAAGAATTACCCATGTTTGGCATGGTGTGTCGTTTAACGCACCAAAAAGGTTTTCACTACTTACTGCCTATTATTGAACTGTTCTTACGTAACGATGTGCAATTGGTAATAGTCGGAACCGGTGAACCAGAAGTGGCGAGCCGTTTGCATTCATTAATGGCAGCTTACCCTGATAAATTTGCTTTTGTTGAGGCCTACGATAATAAGCTCGCGCACTGGGTTGAGGCGGGTTCGGATTTCTTCTTAATGCCGTCTGAGTTTGAAGCGTGTGGTTTAAACCAGATCTACAGCATGGCTTATGGTACATTGCCAATTGTAAGGGAAGTGGGGGGCTTGAAAGACACTGTCATGGATTATGACAAGTATCCGCAAGAAGCAACCGGATTTGGCTTTTTAGAGCCTTCTGCACAAGCTTTGCTGATTACTATGCAACGCGCTTTACTGTTCTACCTGCAAAATCCAGACGAATTTCTTGCTGTTCAGCAAAGAGCGATGGGGAAAGACTTCAGTTGGCATGAGTCTGCGTTGGAATACACCAAAATGTATCGATTGGCCGTCTTTGCCTAA